TCCCGAGGGATCGACCATTATCATACATGAAATTTTGCATCGAATGATTGTTCATGTTCACGCCGGAGTGCTGAGGTTGTTCCCACCATTGAAGTCAGAGTCTGGGTGTGTTTTTCTTACTAATACGGAGAGGGTTCCGAATGATAAAGACCAATCAAAAACTTCTTCGTTTCGTTGGTAGAACCCACGCCAACTCTTTTCTCTAAATAATAGAGAGATCTTTTGATAGTCTCACTTCTATCAATGCAATGAAAGAACTATCCCTTCCTATTTGTTTGTCCTAATGAGACAAAAAAGAGCCTCCTTCTTTACCACTTTAGGGGATGGGGGTGAAGGGGGGTTTACATACAACCGGGGCAAAGTGGTTTATGATTGAATCTCAGAGGCATTCTTATCATTTGGTAGATCCAAGTCCATGGCCTATTTCGGGTTCACTCGGAGCTTTGGCAACCACCGTAGGAGGTGTGATGTACATGCACTCATTTCAAGGGGGTGCAACACTTCTCAGTTTGGGCCTAATATTTCTCCTTTATACCATGTTCGTATGGTGGCGGGATGTTCTACGTGAATCCACGTTGGAAGGGCATCATACAAAAGCTGTACAATTAGGACCTCGATATGGTTCTATTCTCTTCATAGTCTCGGAGGTTATGTTCCTTTTTGCTTTTTTTGggcttcttctcattcttctttgGCACCTACGGTAGAGATCGGAGGTATTTGGCCCCCAAAAGGGATTGGGGTTTTAGATCCTTGGGAAATCCCTCTTCTTAATACCCCTATTCTCCCTTCATCCGGAGCTGCCGTAACTTGGGCTCATCATGCTATACTCGCGGGGAAGGAAAAACGAGCAGTTTACGCTTTAGTAGCAACCGTTTCACTGGCTCTAGTATCCACTGGCTTTCAAGGAATGGAATATTACCAAGCACCCTCCACTATTTCGGATAGTATTTATGGTTCTACCTTTTTCTTAGCAACTGGCTTTCATGGTTTTCATGTGATTATAGGTACTCTTTTCTTGATCGTATGTGGTATTCGCCAATATCTTGGTCATCTGACCAAGAAGCATCACGTTGGCTTTGAAGCAGCTGCATGGTACTGGCATTTTGTAGACGTGGTTCGGTTATTCCCATTTGTCTCTATCTATTGGTGGGGAGGTATATGAAAGAAGGGAACGAATAAGTGGATTGAGGAATAAAAGCTCGAAGACAAAGAGAACTTCTCCGGGTAATTGGATCGCCCCGGCACTGTGGTTTAATGAGCGGAAAACCACTAAAAGCACAGGCCATGTGCAGGAAATAGCGGTCCTAAAATGAGTCTCCCCCATGAGCATTTTTCATCACGATATATTTTTCTTCCTCATTCTTATTTTGGTTTTCTTTCAGCTGAAACTCTACCTAATGGTTCAGATTCCCCGGGTCCATGGGTCCATGGCCGCTTAGCTTAGACAGCCTTGTTAGAGACATGAATGCGGGGTTCGGTTTCCAATTGATTTGTATTCACCGGGACCTCCCCTTATTGGATTTTCTCCACTTTTCTAGTTGCTGTGGAAAGAATGTTGAGCAAATGAGTTTAAGGGGTGGTTTTCTGTTTACTTTTTTTCAGCCTACGTCGTCTCTCTTCCAGAACCTCACAATCATCAGTgtctgaagtttcatgatgaaTATTGGTTTCACATTTTATTGCTTACGTGAGGAAATATCAATTTGGAACTCGAATTTGTATTTGAGTTATGATGAGGAGTGAGGTAGATTCGCATTGTTGAAGAAAGCGAAGAAAAAGGATGCTGCTATGGCTTGCTTGTGGCTCTTTCTTCTATTGGCTAGTCTCAGGCATGATAGTTTCAATTTCTTTTGGAAAGCAAGTGCGGCTCAGTCATAAGTGTTAGTAATAGCATGAAGTAAGTTGTCGGTAGCCGGCATTAGGTAAAAGGAAAAGCTTCTCAAAAGCATCCAGAAATATCATAGAATGGTGATCGAGATCACCTTCACGGGAATCATCCTTTGCAAATTGGGGGAAGGGAACCAATCAAGTCACCAAGAAGTTCCCGAAACTTGGTTTAGTATTAAGGTTCTTCTCTTCCAGCGTTTAGTATTCAAGTTCTTCTCTTCCAGCCCCCTGGCCCCTCTCTGATAAGTCAAGTTTTCAAAACGAAAAGCAAATGACAAATCTGGTTCGATGGCTCTTCTCCACTACCCGCTTTACTACTTTCTATTTTTTCTTATGTATTAAGTTTCCCTTAATATATAATTTTATATTACTTTCGATTTGTATATTTTTATTCCTTTGTCGTTTTATATTATGCCTAATACCAATTTGCAATCTTTTTAGTTCGTGCTTCGTCGGCTCCTCCTTTCTGATCACTCTCCCGCCGGAGATTCAAGACCCCCAGGCTCTAGCTCATTTAGCAGGGCTAAACTTCTATCTGAGTCTTTACGAGCAGGATCCGGGATGGGTTACGTTCATTCAGAACGAGCTTAATCACAATACCCCCCTGGAAGACATACCTGGGCGGCTTAAGCTCTTCCTAATGGAAGAAAAGCTCTCTTCTATGCGACAAGATGTCATTCAGGAATTTGTGGCGCTTTATCAAAGAGTAGGGCCTTATCTACCGATCGAGCCCTACTTGGTCGATGAAGCGCTTCGTTCCTATCTGGACCATATTCACGCAACTGATTCTTTCACTGTTCTCCAAGCGTCTTATCAAGATCTGCGGGAGAATGAGGGAGGATCCGTTTTCTTTCGAAATGCTGTTTCCCACAACTGGGATCTCCTTGAGGCGGAAAGCTCCGCAAGGAGGTGCCTGGAAGTGGAACAGAGGATCCGGTGGGAAGAAATCCCCAAGAGCAAGGCAAGTCTCGAAAGAGCTGAGCACGAGCATGCTCTCGACTTGTTTAAGTCGGAGGATCTTAGAAGGGAATTAGAAAAAAAAAGAGCGGGGTAGCTCAGTAATTCTGATTCTTTTCTCTTCCAGCCCCCGGGCCCCTCTTTCTTTTCTCTTCCAGCCCCCCGGCCCCTCTTTGATAAGGAAAGTTTTCATTTCTCAAATAAAAAAATGACAAATATGGTTTGATGGCTCTTCTCTACTAACCACAAGGATATTGGGACTCTCTATTTCATCTTCGGTGCCATTGCAGGAGTGATGGGCACATGCTTCTCCGTACTGATTCGTATGGAATTAGCCCGACCCGGCGATCAAATTCTTGGTGGGAATCATCAACTTTATAATGTTTTAATAACGGCTCATGCTTTTTTAATGATCTTTTTTATGGTTATGCCGGCGATGATAGGTGGATTTGGTAATTGGTTTGTTCCGATTCTGATAGGTGCACCTGACATGGCATTTCCACGATTAAATAATACATCATTCTGGTTGTTGCCACCAAGTCTCTTGCTCCTATTAAGCTCAGCCTTAGTAGAAGTGGGCAGCGGCACTGGGTGGACAGTCTATCCGCCCTTAAGTGGTATTACCAGCCATTCTGGAGGAGCAGTTGATTTAGCAATTTTTAGTCTTCATCTATCAGGTATTTCATCAATTTTAGGTTCTATCAATTTTATAACAACTATCTTCAACATGCGTGGACCTGGAATGACTATGCATAGATTACCACTTTTTGTGTGGTCCGTTCTAGTGACAGCATTCCTACTTTTATTATCACTTCCGGTACTGGCGGGGGCAATTACAATGTTATTAACCGATCGAAACTTTAATACA
The Aegilops tauschii subsp. strangulata cultivar AL8/78 chromosome 3, Aet v6.0, whole genome shotgun sequence genome window above contains:
- the LOC141042272 gene encoding uncharacterized protein; the encoded protein is MTNLVRWLFSTTRFTTFYFFLCIKFPLIYNFILLSICIFLFLCRFILCLIPICNLFSSCFVGSSFLITLPPEIQDPQALAHLAGLNFYLSLYEQDPGWVTFIQNELNHNTPLEDIPGRLKLFLMEEKLSSMRQDVIQEFVALYQRVGPYLPIEPYLVDEALRSYLDHIHATDSFTVLQASYQDLRENEGGSVFFRNAVSHNWDLLEAESSARRCLEVEQRIRWEEIPKSKASLERAEHEHALDLFKSEDLRRELEKKRAG